From a single Oscarella lobularis chromosome 20, ooOscLobu1.1, whole genome shotgun sequence genomic region:
- the LOC136198869 gene encoding uncharacterized protein, with protein sequence MLCKVPLRDMANQRRQETAPSVHGKCRTDEIYFENACYYFSENDDEPVSQERAHNEKCRSRNAKLASIHTIYEHFFIATETSTVEGTRYWTGLIYNDTSMHGAFTWLDGSPVTFTKWGMYEPQYVKSSGENCVLFGPGGREFVLSVSSCIANASYVCKRLLTKSKESKSTPPHTYSSYTCPNGWTKLGSRSCFKRLSAKKSWHDSLTDCKNLEIDFFDGNDSVQGSLAKITSFQEQIDLSLSLLNEEETWIGLNDISSEGFYVWTDATPLIYVNWDLSESRKKSSLRNDHDCVAATRSSWKTMLCTDKKASVCFIRAILNYDECYNKTDICSINATCVNTLSSYNCTCKPGFSGRNETACQDVDECAPSCNEEGQQCFNTVGSYNCSCKKGWTLIDSHCVDLNDCNNCQSNAKCMNMDGMICEDMNECEMNNLCHLQANCTNQDCTCLSGRSRHGFSCNDTDECILQGTCHRWANCRNTNGSFKCQCRSRFAGNGFDCKDESAEKGANNSVMSNSHLKIILSVIGSIAFVSFVITVCAVYARRNSFCLMRALGYDSFEPPDEWEVNPGNMALLEKLGDGFFGVVYRAYLYQSSSVSSSRQARKERNSFEKEKLVVACKMLKGATLQEEDLLEEIKLMKRIGQHPHIVSLLGCITMSKPFCLVVEYCVNGDLLTYIRKRKFRDDETQSTESFSNVGSENEDYTPKNLPDFEIPVCKGAINNNVIGEGAEEKNCNIGHELTSRDLLSFVWQIASGMEYLAGKGLVHRDLACRNVLVCENKLVKVSDFGLTRSVYQDGAYCQKTTRCLPLRWMSMEALTHRLFSEQSDVWSFGVVIWEIYTLGSFPYPCVSNAKLLSHLQGGNRLTRPENCSIELYKTMSACWQNDPDQRPVFSSLMQLLGNMLEFESQKKYIVFSAGAASLHSSTDMEALSEIWKLERDDETVGVNSETERIICGDGGESAE encoded by the exons atgttATGCAAAGTTCCTCTTC GAGATATGGCAAATCAGCGGCGTCAGGAAACAGCTCCGTCAGTGCATGGCAAGTGTAGAACAGATGAAATCTACTTTGAGAACGCTTGCTATTATTTCTCGGAAAACGATGATGAGCCTGTTTCACAAGAGCGCGCACATAATGAAAAGTGCCGAAGTCGGAATGCTAAACTAGCTTCAATACACACCATATACGAACACTTTTTCATTGCAACAGAAACGTCAACGGTTGAAGGAACTCGCTATTGGACTGGCCTCATTTACAACGATACGTCTATGCATGGAGCTTTCACGTGGCTTGATGGTTCTCCCGTCACTTTCACCAAATGGGGCATGTATGAGCCACAATACGTGAAAAGTAGTGGCGAGAACTGCGTTCTGTTTGGACCAGGTGGGCGTGAATTTGTTTTGTCTGTTTCAAGCTGCATTGCCAATGCTTCATACGTCTGTAAAA GATTACTAACGAAATCAAAGGAAAGTAAATCGACTCCACCTCACACTT ATTCCTCCTACACGTGTCCGAATGGCTGGACGAAACTTGGAAGTCGCTCCTGCTTTAAAAGACTCAGCGCCAAAAAGTCGTGGCATGATTCTTTGACTGACTGCAAAAACTTGGAGATAGACTTTTTTGATGGAAATGATTCTGTTCAGGGCTCTCTTGCCAAAATTACTTCCTTTCAAGAACAGATCGATCTCAGTTTGAGCCTTctcaacgaagaagagacttGGATTGGGTTAAATGATATTTCTAGTGAAGGATTTTACGTTTGGACTGACGCTACCCCTCTGATCTATGTCAACTGGGATTTGTCTGAATCCAGAAAAAAGTCTTCCTTACGAAACGATCACGATTGCGTGGCTGCGACAAGAAGTTCTTGGAAAACTATGCTCTGCACTGACAAGAAGGCTAGCGTCTGCTTCATTCGGGCAATTCTGA ATTATGACGAATGCTATAACAAAACTGATATTTGCTCCATCAACGCAACATGCGTAAATACACTGTCTTCGTACAACTGCACTTGCAAACCAGGCTTTTCTGGAAGAAATGAAACTGCGTGCCAAG ATGTAGACGAATGTGCTCCTAGTTGTAACGAAGAGGGTCAGCAATGTTTTAATACAGTGGGATCGTATAATTGCAGTTGCAAAAAAGGCTGGACCCTAATTGACAGTCACTGCGTTGATTTGAACGATTGCAATAATTGTCAGTCAAACGCGAAGTGCATGAATATGGACGGTATGATCTGCGAGGATATGAACGAGTGCGAGATGAATAACCTGTGCCATTTGCAAGCAAATTGCACCAATCAGGACTGCACGTGTCTATCAGGCAGGAGTCGACACGGATTCTCTTGCAACGACACTGACGAATGTATTTTACAAGGAACGTGTCACCGTTGGGCAAATTGTAGAAACACAAATGGTTCGTTTAAGTGCCAATGCAGAAGCCGCTTTGCGGGCAATGGATTCGATTGCAAGGATGAAAGCGCTGAAAAAGGCGCTAATAATTCAGTCATGTCAAATTCTCACTTGAAGATCATTCTGTCAGTCATCGGCTCGattgctttcgtttcgtttgttATCACCGTTTGTGCTGTGTATGCCCGCCGTAATTCCTTTTGCCTAATGCGCGCTCTCGGATATGACTCCTTCGAACCACCCGACGAATGGGAAGTGAATCCCGGCAACATGGCCTTGCTCGAGAAGCTGGGCGATGGCTTTTTTGGCGTTGTGTACAGGGCGTATCTTTATCAGAGTTCATCTGTGAGTTCGTCAAGGCAAGCTCGAAAAGAGAGGAATTccttcgaaaaagaaaagttgGTTGTCGCTTGTAAGATGCTCAAAG GAGCGACTCTGCAGGAAGAGGACTTACTAGAAGAAATTAAACTAATGAAACGGATCGGGCAACACCCACACATCGTCAGCCTGCTTGGATGCATAACTATGTCCAAGCCGTtttgtctcgtcgtcgaatacTGCGTAAACGGCGATTTGCTTACCTATATCAGAAAGCGAAAG ttcaGAGATGATGAAACGCAATCGACCGAAAGCTTCTCAAATGTTGGTAGCGAAAACGAG GATTATACACCCAAAAATTTGCCCGATTTCGAAATACCTGTGTGTAAAGGTGCAATCAACAATAACGTTATAG GTGAAGGTGCTGAGGAGAAGAACTGTAATATCGGGCACGAATTGACATCTCGCGATCTCCTGTCCTTTGTTTGGCAAATTGCATCCGGAATG GAATATCTGGCTGGAAAAGGCTTGgttcatcgcgatttggccTGCCGTAACGTTCTCGTTTGCGAAAATAAATTAGTCAAAGTGTCTGACTTTGGACTAACAAGATCCGTCTATCAGGACGGTGCATATTGTCAAAAGACCACAAGATGTCTTCCCCTACGATGGATGTCTATGGAAGCCTTGACGCACCGTCTCTTCTCTGAACAGAGCGACGT GTGGTCTTTTGGAGTTGTCATTTGGGAGATATATACTCTGG GTTCTTTTCCCTATCCTTGCGTTTCGAACGCAAAACTTCTGTCGCATTTGCAAGGTGGAAACCGGTTAACACGCCCAGAAAATTGCTCTATTGAGCT ATACAAGACGATGTCGGCGTGTTGGCAAAACGATCCGGATCAGCGCCCGGTGTTCAGCAGTCTCATGCAACTTCTGGGAAACATGCTCGAATTCGAAAGTCAGAAGAAGTACATCGTATTTAGTGCAGGTGCAGCCAGCTTACATTCGTCTACCGACATGGAAGCACTCAGCGAAATATGGAAGTTGGAAAGAGATGATGAAACTGTTGGTGTCAATTCGGAAACGGAAAGAATAATTTGCGGCGATGGCGGTGAGTCAGCTGAGTAG